Proteins encoded within one genomic window of Brassica rapa cultivar Chiifu-401-42 chromosome A09, CAAS_Brap_v3.01, whole genome shotgun sequence:
- the LOC103839558 gene encoding ATP synthase subunit delta', mitochondrial, whose product MLRQASRLLSRSVTAASSKSVTARAFSTELPSTVDSTFVESWKKVAPNMDPPQTPSSFMKPRPSTASSIPTKLTVNFVLPYASELSGKEVDMVIIPATTGQMGVLPGHVPTIAELKPGIMSVHEGTDIKKYFVSSGFAFLHANSVADIIAVEAVPLENIDASQVQKGLAEFTQKLASASTDLEKAEAQIGVEVHSAMNAALSG is encoded by the exons ATGTTGAGACAAGCTTCTCGCCTCCTCTCCCGATCCGTCACCGCCGCATCCTCCAAATCGGTGACGGCTCGTGCCTTTTCAACGGAGCTTCCGTCGACGGTCGATTCGACTTTCGTGGAGTCATGGAAGAAAGTAGCGCCGAACATGGACCCGCCGCAGACTCCTTCTTCCTTCATGAAGCCACGTCCTTCGACTGCTTCTTCGATTCCGACGAAGCTCACCGTCAATTTCGTCCTCCCTTACGCATCTGAGCTTTCCGGGAAAGAG GTCGACATGGTCATCATTCCCGCGACAACAGGACAAATGGGTGTTTTGCCTGGACACGTTCCAACAATCGCTGAGCTGAAACCCGGTATCATGTCCGTTCACGAAGGTACTGACATAAAGAAATACTTCGTGAGCAGTGGTTTCGCGTTTCTCCACGCAAACTCCGTCGCTGACATCATAGCGGTTGAGGCCGTGCCGCTTGAGAATATCGACGCAAGCCAAGTCCAAAAGGGTTTAGCTGAGTTCACACAGAAACTTGCTTCTGCATCAACGGATCTTGAGAAAGCAGAAGCACAGATTGGCGTCGAAGTTCACAGTGCTATGAACGCAGCTCTCTCAGGCTAA